The proteins below are encoded in one region of Mya arenaria isolate MELC-2E11 chromosome 15, ASM2691426v1:
- the LOC128218845 gene encoding uncharacterized protein LOC128218845 — translation MCITDGKKLISEVCTADSDCYEGTTESECVANTGTTTPKYCRCKSGYVLDSTYFCTKPNLDTACTSAVGCVSMTSTSMWTSSGQVSETCQNNMCACPSGSDKFTYTYSSADFKICQTTATGSSNDKADGATCTASNTCKSKVCYQCPGDSTSKCVTITAGNGADGISGLVVSLLVPCLLLLK, via the exons ATGTGCATTACCGACGGAAAGAAACTCATCAGCGAGGTGTGCACGGCTGACTCTGACTGCTATGAGGGAACCACGG aGTCCGAGTGTGTGGCGAATACTGGAACCACCACCCCCAAGTACTGCCGCTGTAAATCAGGCTACGTGCTCGATAGCACATACTTTTGCACGAAAC CTAACCTAGACACTGCCTGTACGAGCGCGGTAGGCTGCGTTTCCATGACGTCGACGTCAATGTGGACATCATCGGGCCAAGTGTCTGAGACGTGCCAGAACAACATGTGCGCCTGCCCCAGCGGATCAGACAAATTCACATACACATACAGCTCCGCTGATTTCAAGATCTGCCAGA CCACGGCCACAGGTAGTAGCAACGACAAAGCGGACGGCGCGACCTGCACGGCGTCTAACACGTGCAAGTCGAAAGTGTGTTACCAGTGCCCCGGCGATTCCACGAGCAAGTGTGTCACAATCA CCGCTGGTAATGGCGCCGATGGTATTTCCGGTTTGGTTGTATCGCTACTGGTTCCCTGTCTTCTTCTTCTGAAGTAA